A single window of Rhipicephalus microplus isolate Deutch F79 chromosome 5, USDA_Rmic, whole genome shotgun sequence DNA harbors:
- the LOC119174756 gene encoding ectonucleotide pyrophosphatase/phosphodiesterase family member 5-like — MLSVWFTCCAFWVCAHGSFPPLLLVLSLDGFWYKYRSLYKTPHIDRLATEGVQAEYLRNAYVTKTFPNHFTIATGLYEESHGIVGNAMFDPVLNDSFDESSRDPRWWDNGHSLPIWAANQLHGGRSGSMMWPGGDVAIHGVSAHYVQSYDPSLNFSDRVDRVVSWFLHPKEPANCVFFYYEEPDATGHEHGPMSPVTGARVEQVDALVGELVAALKRAKLWDRIHLIVVSDHGMAPVTRVSALDEVLPPDSFRAYGTSPVWNILPAQGREHEVYAKLQEAAARLHIRVYRSEEIPPEYHYRNNVRILPILAEAEPGWDLVISKKSERGNRTYGNHGYRPSLDWMHPLFVARGPALRKGQHVGPLASVHLYPLMGHLLGLPSWPSNGSLHAVRHMFQPAPSNLPLLLAAASVFLCTTVGLVALVVCGQPHSNSSQEDEEPLLLLSA; from the exons ATGCTCTCCGTGTGGTTCACGTGCTGCGCGTTTTGGGTCTGCGCCCACGGCAGCTTCCCGCCGCTGCTGTTGGTTCTGTCTCTCGACGGCTTCTGGTACAAGTACCGCTCTCTTTACAAAACGCCGCACATCGACCGGTTGGCCACAGAAGGCGTGCAGGCCGAGTACCTGCGCAATGCGTACGTAACCAAGACGTTCCCCAACCACTTCACCATCGCCACTGGCCTTTACGAAGAGAGTCACGGTATCGTCGGTAACGCAATGTTCGATCCCGTGCTCAACGACTCGTTCGACGAGTCGAGCCGCGATCCCAGGTGGTGGGACAAcggtcactctctgcccatctgGGCGGCGAATCAACTGCACGGCGGCCGTAGCGGCAGTATGATGTGGCCTGGAGGCGACGTGGCGATTCACGGCGTGTCAGCGCACTACGTGCAGAGCTACGACCCGTCCCTGAACTTCAGCGATCGCGTGGACCGCGTCGTCAGCTGGTTCCTGCATCCGAAGGAGCCGGCCAACTGCGTCTTCTTCTACTACGAAGAGCCAGACGCGACGGGTCACGAACACGGCCCGATGTCTCCCGTCACCGGTGCTCGCGTCGAGCAAGTGGACGCGTTAGTGGGAGAGCTGGTGGCGGCTTTGAAGCGAGCCAAACTGTGGGACCGCATCCACCTGATCGTGGTGAGCGATCACGGCATGGCGCCCGTGACCAGGGTCTCCGCATTGGACGAAGTGCTACCGCCGGACTCCTTCCGCGCGTACGGCACCAGTCCCGTGTGGAACATACTTCCGGCGCAGGGCCGCGAGCACGAAGTGTACGCGAAGCTGCAAGAGGCGGCCGCGCGACTCCACATTCGAGTGTACAGGTCCGAAGAGATTCCGCCCGAGTACCACTACCGAAACAACGTTCGTATCCTCCCCATCTTGGCCGAAGCCGAACCAGGATGGGACTTGGTAATCTCGAAGAAGTCGGAGAGAGGGAACCGCACCT ATGGAAACCACGGCTATCGCCCCAGCCTTGACTGGATGCATCCACTGTTTGTGGCTCGGGGTCCGGCACTGAGAAAAGGCCAGCACGTGGGTCCGCTGGCAAGTGTGCACCTTTATCCGCTCATGGGTCACCTGCTAGGCTTGCCGTCGTGGCCGTCCAACGGGTCCTTGCACGCCGTGCGACACATGTTCCAGCCGGCACCTAGCAACCTACCCCTACTGCTGGCTG CTGCTAGCGTGTTCCTGTGTACTACAGTGGGTCTGGTGGCACTGGTGGTGTGCGGCCAGCCACACAGCAATTCCAGCCAAGAAGACGAGGAGCCCCTGCTGCTGCTTTCCGCCTGA